AGCGTCGAAGCTCGATCGTTTGCTCATCCAGATCGTAAACCACGTAAGCGGCCTTGGGGTTCAGGTCGCGTGGTTGGCCGACGCTACCGACATTGACAAAATATTTCCGACCCGGCTCGACCTTGAATTTCGAGTAAGTGCCACCGCGCACCATGCTATCGCGGATAAAGGCGACTGGCACATGCGTATGGCCGAAGAAGCAGACCCCGGTGTTTTGGTAGGTGAAGCTGGCGGCCGCCGCGAGTTTATCGAACACATAGCCCCAGCGTTGAGGGACATCCAGGGTGGCGTGGACCATGGAGAAGCTGGCGACCAAGCGAACGTACTTGAGGTCGCGCAACCATTGGCGATCCTCTGGGCTTAGCTGTTGGCGAGTCCACTGAACTGCCTCTGCTGCATGGGGATTGAAGCCTTCGAGGGTTTCATCCATGGAGCAATATTCGTCGTGGTTCCCCTTGACGCATGGCATGCCCATGCTGCGCACAATTTCCAAGCATTCTCGAGGATTGGCTCCATAGCCGACCACGTCCCCGATGCAGCAATAGTGCGTGCACTGT
This portion of the Verrucomicrobiales bacterium genome encodes:
- a CDS encoding metallophosphoesterase family protein, with protein sequence MKYAVIADIHSNLEALEVVLADAKAQQCTHYCCIGDVVGYGANPRECLEIVRSMGMPCVKGNHDEYCSMDETLEGFNPHAAEAVQWTRQQLSPEDRQWLRDLKYVRLVASFSMVHATLDVPQRWGYVFDKLAAAASFTYQNTGVCFFGHTHVPVAFIRDSMVRGGTYSKFKVEPGRKYFVNVGSVGQPRDLNPKAAYVVYDLDEQTIELRRLDYDIAKAQQKILDAGLPPRLAERLAHGK